A genomic stretch from Acidobacteriota bacterium includes:
- a CDS encoding DUF4388 domain-containing protein, translating to MSLSGSTRTMNLADLLQWVASAQKTGRLDFRQSTVVKEVYLQEGLIVGAASNQPTEMLGHVLVARGMLTEEQLRAGLLARRESSEFLGQILVRLGFITRDDLLRALAERTEEIVYSLFEWDEADFHFEPDARPGPQVVLISLPVDHVLLRGVHRCDEKARIREIFPDGRVVLARSDKEPPEAILQHPLARRILETLDGRRSIDELAFLLHASPFPVMKFLYEAYRLGLATIVTLEGPPLMLVTGEAPDAELVGLTGPARIAAARDRLDAGDPEAAMALLCEEPPIDDAEAAELLEKTEQAFLAKVYRDEFPADAVPELGRPLQELTGETIRSEEYFLLSRLDGTTTVRNLVELAPMREAETIRLLRRLVRRGLVRLASSSVPSA from the coding sequence ATGAGCCTGAGCGGAAGTACAAGGACCATGAATCTGGCAGACCTGCTGCAGTGGGTCGCCTCTGCCCAGAAAACGGGCCGTCTCGACTTTCGCCAGTCGACGGTGGTGAAGGAGGTCTACCTCCAGGAAGGCCTGATCGTCGGCGCCGCCTCGAACCAGCCCACGGAGATGCTCGGCCACGTCCTCGTCGCCCGGGGGATGCTCACCGAGGAACAACTGCGGGCGGGCCTCCTGGCGCGAAGAGAATCCAGCGAGTTTCTCGGCCAGATCCTCGTCCGTCTCGGCTTCATCACCCGGGATGACCTGCTGCGGGCCCTCGCCGAGCGCACCGAGGAGATCGTCTACTCCCTGTTCGAGTGGGACGAGGCCGACTTCCACTTCGAGCCCGATGCCAGGCCGGGGCCCCAGGTCGTGCTGATCTCCCTGCCCGTGGATCACGTGCTGCTACGGGGCGTGCACCGCTGTGACGAAAAGGCGCGGATCCGCGAAATCTTTCCCGACGGGCGGGTGGTGCTCGCCCGCAGCGACAAGGAACCTCCGGAAGCGATCCTCCAGCATCCCCTGGCCCGCCGGATTCTCGAAACCCTCGACGGCCGCCGCTCGATCGACGAGCTGGCCTTTCTGCTTCATGCCAGCCCCTTCCCGGTGATGAAGTTCCTTTACGAAGCCTACCGCCTGGGCCTGGCCACCATCGTGACCCTCGAAGGCCCCCCCCTGATGCTGGTCACCGGCGAGGCCCCGGATGCCGAGCTGGTGGGTCTGACCGGCCCGGCCCGCATCGCCGCGGCTCGAGACCGCCTCGACGCCGGCGACCCGGAGGCGGCCATGGCGCTGCTCTGCGAAGAGCCTCCGATCGACGACGCGGAGGCCGCCGAATTGCTGGAAAAGACCGAACAGGCCTTCCTGGCCAAGGTCTACCGGGACGAGTTCCCGGCCGACGCGGTTCCCGAACTCGGCCGTCCCCTCCAGGAGCTCACCGGCGAGACCATTCGCTCCGAAGAATACTTCCTGCTCTCCCGGCTCGACGGAACCACCACGGTGCGCAACCTGGTGGAACTGGCCCCCATGAGGGAAGCCGAGACGATCCGCCTGCTGCGCCGACTGGTCCGTCGCGGGCTGGTCCGTCTCGCCTCGTCATCGGTCCCCTCGGCCTGA